One genomic region from Haloprofundus salinisoli encodes:
- a CDS encoding NUDIX hydrolase, translating into MTSDEWSVLRTVSVGGDDARLGYDRLRRPDDETEGRFWVDARDSVCVVAEHDGEIVLVEEYRPRLGETVLSCPVGAVEGGESLVEAAARELREETGYRADSLRLLETSYPVAWLRKRRGIVFATGLTPAEKDTDGDEFTRVRRLSVADALDAARHQPVTDWTLLPLLLSQYEGLV; encoded by the coding sequence CACGCCTCGGCTACGACCGTCTCCGCCGACCCGACGACGAGACCGAAGGACGGTTCTGGGTCGACGCCCGCGACTCGGTCTGCGTGGTCGCCGAACACGACGGAGAAATCGTTCTCGTCGAGGAGTACCGTCCCCGCCTCGGCGAGACGGTGCTCTCCTGTCCCGTCGGTGCGGTCGAAGGCGGCGAGTCGCTCGTCGAGGCGGCCGCCCGCGAACTCCGCGAGGAGACCGGCTACCGCGCCGACTCGCTCCGTCTGCTGGAGACGAGTTACCCCGTGGCGTGGCTCCGAAAGCGTCGCGGAATCGTCTTTGCGACGGGGCTCACGCCCGCCGAGAAGGACACCGACGGCGACGAGTTCACCCGGGTTCGGCGGCTGTCGGTCGCCGACGCACTCGACGCGGCGCGCCACCAACCGGTGACCGACTGGACGCTGCTGCCGCTGCTTCTCTCGCAGTACGAAGGTCTCGTTTGA
- a CDS encoding RNA-guided pseudouridylation complex pseudouridine synthase subunit Cbf5, with translation MRGPPQERSVDELLEFGVVNLDKPPGPSAHQVSGWVRDLAGVDRAAHAGTLDPKVTGCLPILTGDATRLAQVFLEGSKEYVSVLELHKPAPSDLESVVAEFEGELYQKPPRKSAVSRRLRTREIYELEVLEAKDRQALLRIRCESGTYIRKLCHDIGLALGTGAHMGHLRRTATDPFDDTDLVSLYDLADALAFADEGDESFLRETVAPAERALTHLPSLTIADSAAEQVATGAPVYAPGVLDADDGIERDELLACYTPDGAAVCLGRLVGDPDAERGTVVSLERVLV, from the coding sequence ATGCGCGGCCCACCTCAGGAGCGCTCGGTCGACGAACTGCTCGAGTTCGGCGTCGTCAACCTCGACAAGCCGCCCGGCCCCTCGGCCCACCAGGTCTCGGGGTGGGTCCGCGACCTCGCGGGCGTCGATCGCGCCGCCCACGCGGGGACGCTCGACCCGAAGGTCACCGGTTGTCTGCCCATCCTCACCGGCGACGCGACCCGTCTGGCGCAGGTGTTTCTGGAAGGCTCGAAGGAGTACGTCTCGGTGTTAGAACTGCACAAACCCGCACCGAGCGACCTCGAATCCGTCGTCGCCGAGTTCGAGGGCGAACTGTACCAGAAACCGCCCCGAAAGAGCGCCGTCTCGCGTCGTCTGCGCACGCGCGAGATTTACGAATTGGAGGTGCTGGAAGCGAAGGACCGACAGGCGCTGCTTCGGATTCGCTGTGAGAGCGGGACCTACATCAGAAAGCTCTGTCACGATATCGGCCTCGCGCTCGGAACGGGCGCACACATGGGTCACCTCCGGCGGACGGCGACGGATCCGTTCGACGACACCGACCTCGTGAGTCTGTACGACCTCGCCGACGCGCTGGCGTTCGCCGACGAGGGCGACGAGTCGTTCCTCCGGGAGACCGTCGCGCCCGCCGAACGGGCGCTCACGCACCTTCCCTCTCTCACTATCGCCGACAGCGCCGCCGAACAGGTCGCCACCGGCGCGCCCGTCTACGCGCCGGGCGTTCTCGACGCCGACGACGGTATCGAACGGGACGAACTGCTCGCCTGCTACACGCCCGACGGCGCGGCGGTCTGCCTGGGTCGGCTGGTCGGTGACCCCGACGCGGAACGGGGAACCGTCGTCTCGCTCGAACGCGTGCTGGTCTGA
- the cmk gene encoding (d)CMP kinase, which yields MLLTVSGPPGSGKSTTAAGLAEAFGYEHISGGDIFRALAEERGMSPVEFNELAEEDDQIDRDLDRRLYDIAAERDDVVLESRLAGWLAGDYADFRIWLDAPLSVRAARIADREEKSVETAREETDRREASEAKRYMAYYDIPIGDLSIYDVALNTARWGPEPVLDTLVAAVEAYDADADEGKYPITGVRYEF from the coding sequence ATGTTGCTAACCGTCTCCGGCCCGCCGGGTAGCGGAAAGAGCACCACGGCGGCCGGACTCGCCGAGGCGTTCGGCTACGAACACATCTCTGGGGGTGACATCTTCCGCGCACTCGCCGAGGAGCGCGGGATGTCGCCCGTCGAGTTCAACGAACTCGCCGAGGAGGACGACCAGATAGACCGCGACCTCGACCGTCGGCTCTACGACATCGCCGCCGAACGGGACGACGTCGTCCTCGAATCCCGCCTCGCCGGCTGGCTCGCCGGCGACTACGCCGACTTCCGCATCTGGCTGGACGCGCCGCTGTCGGTCCGCGCCGCGCGTATCGCCGACCGCGAGGAGAAGTCCGTCGAGACCGCGAGGGAGGAGACCGACCGCCGCGAAGCCAGCGAGGCCAAGCGCTACATGGCGTACTACGACATCCCCATCGGCGACCTCTCTATCTACGACGTGGCGCTCAACACCGCCCGCTGGGGACCCGAACCGGTGCTCGACACGCTCGTCGCCGCCGTCGAGGCGTACGACGCCGACGCCGACGAGGGCAAGTATCCGATCACCGGCGTCCGCTACGAGTTCTGA